The following are encoded together in the Anopheles coustani chromosome X unlocalized genomic scaffold, idAnoCousDA_361_x.2 X_unloc_3, whole genome shotgun sequence genome:
- the LOC131270445 gene encoding DNA ligase 1-like, which yields MNNEKEQLEFKMKQQGEIIANRDKQIEDLRSDLTGLEDKLKKERDLLRSSEKDRLAEKTKLIECVAKIQFLEEKLKDSQQNDRVRVLSSENGRLERELHEASDKLAKAKEASDDREQQLVGVTKNFNLLKGACNITGAQLIEMDFLYKKSKRNTKYAVQMEVLRKRRTEKDNEVLKSNVGGREVIVTPRSLENAEDDEDEEEKDEDDEGYDSDKESNEHGSEEDIVSEIASSHKNTSEMDAPAEQKEPWPPP from the coding sequence ATGAATAACGAGAAGGAACAACTCGAGTTTAAGATGAAACAACAGGGTGAAATCATCGCAAATCGAGATAAGCAGATAGAGGACCTACGATCGGATCTGACCGGATTGGAAGATAAGTTGAAGAAGGAGCGTGATCTATTGAGAAGCTCGGAAAAGGATCGACTGGCGGAGAAAACGAAGCTGATTGAGTGTGTGGCGAAAATCcagtttttggaagaaaaattgaaggACAGTCAGCAGAATGATCGCGTACGAGTGCTTTCGTCAGAGAATGGGCGACTGGAGCGAGAATTGCACGAAGCTTCTGATAAGTtggcgaaagcgaaagaagCAAGCGATGATCGTGAACAACAATTGGTCGGTGTTaccaaaaattttaatttgttgaagGGAGCCTGCAACATAACGGGAGCTCAGCTAATTGAGATGGATTTCCtctataaaaaatcaaaacgcaACACGAAGTACGCTGTGCAGATGGAAGTTCTCCGAAAGCGCCGTACTGAGAAGGATAACGAAGTATTAAAGTCAAACGTTGGAGGGCGGGAAGTAATAGTTACACCAAGGAGCTTGGAGAATGCtgaagatgatgaggatgaggaggaaaaagaCGAAGATGATGAGGGCTATGATAGTGATAAGGAGTCGAACGAACATGGCTCCGAGGAGGATATTGTTTCGGAAATTGCGAGTAGTCACAAGAACACGAGTGAAATGGATGCACCGGCAGAACAAAAGGAGCCGTGGCCGCCACCGTAA